The following are from one region of the Gossypium hirsutum isolate 1008001.06 chromosome D03, Gossypium_hirsutum_v2.1, whole genome shotgun sequence genome:
- the LOC107942532 gene encoding peroxisome biogenesis protein 19-2 — protein MSLEFRWYPWRPGSRLFLLVAQSLQHASQLPGFSLEVTDALDDFQNLNLTPRPQSARKRESKRFSRESHIAEALDKLREQTREAVKGLAPMSKLGGYDLSKDAMMEDWFKQFEELAGSQDMESIVETVMQKLFSKEILHGPMKEIEERYPQWLDEHKTSLSKEEHERYSLQYELIKELNGVYENDPRNFTWIVDLMQKMQECGQPPNDILQDLAPEFGLWNLD, from the exons ATGAGTTTAGAATTTCGTTGGTATCCTTGGCGACCAGGAAGCAGACTATTCCTGTTGGTCGCTCAATCTTTGCAACATGCTTCTCAACTTCCTGGATTTTCACTTGAAGTTACTG ATGCTTTGGATGATTTCCAGAATCTCAACCTTACCCCTCGTCCTCAAAG TGcaagaaaaagggaaagcaaAAGGTTTTCAAGGGAGTCTCATATTGCAGAAGCTCTTGATAAACTGAGAGAACAGACCAGAGAAGCTGTAAAAGGATTGGCACCAATGTCGAAACTTGGCGGATATGATCTCAGTAAGGATGCAATGATGGAGGATTGGTTCAAGCAGTTTGAGGAGCTTGCCGGGTCTCAG GACATGGAATCGATTGTAGAGACTGTGATGCAAAAACTTTTTTCCAAAGAGATTCTTCATGGACCGATGAAGGAAATCGAAGAAAGATACCCACAGTGGTTAGATGAGCACAAAACCAGTTTGAGCAAAGAAGAACACGAACGATACTCCCTCCAATACGAGCTGATAAAGGAACTTAATGGAGTTTATGAAAATGATCCTCGTAACTTCACCTGGATCGTTGACCTCATGCAGAAAATGCAAGAATGTGGCCAGCCACCAAATGATATCCTGCAAGATCTTGCTCCTGAATTCGGTTTATGGAATCTTGACTAG
- the LOC121203343 gene encoding putative pentatricopeptide repeat-containing protein At1g12700, mitochondrial, whose product MIMKWKLHKTVLPRFHQIGNHYSLLHIKTNSSSSSSSSSSSFNGVYSTTNSSKKGNRKKYEFHNIVDALTLFNKMTHASPKPCIVEFNKLLGSIVGMKHYAIVVSLCKQMELLGIRHDVYTLNILMNCFCLSNCVSFGFSVLGKMLKLGYRLNLVTYSTLIKGFCTQGKVGQAGKLFDEMVLMGFRPDLYLYTIMVNGYCKMGNSDGAVRMLREMKERGFRLDLVAYTSVIDCLFKNKYVSEALDIVDEMKGKGIQLDVVTYSSLIRAMCSLGNWSEVKRLLYEMESNDLKLNVVTFNILVGGFCKEGKISEALGVVAMMTRKGVWPNVITYSELINRYCLQGELDEARKVFDSMVNLGCERNVFSYNIMINGYCKTNKIDEALKLFHEMTQKGPAPNVATYTTLMRCMFQVGRLSDAEELFENMRACGQVPNHITYSVLLDGLCKHGQIDVALELFHAVQNNELEPYIFHYNILLDGLIEAKHFEAATRLFSHVFVIGLKPSLPTYNIMIKGLCNEGLPEKAYDLFRKMEEDDCFPNNISYNITIRGFLQRNDLSKAMKILHEMVDKGFSADSFTVVKLVTLLAVTEEDQPTYEIRQAL is encoded by the coding sequence ATGATAATGAAGTGGAAGCTGCACAAAACTGTTCTTCCTCGTTTTCATCAAATCGGTAACCATTATTCACTTCTTCATATAAAAACCaactcctcctcctcctcctcctcctcctcttcttcttttAATGGCGTATACAGCAccacaaattcatccaagaaaggaaatagaaaaaAGTATGAGTTTCATAACATTGTTGATGCCCTTACTTTGTTTAATAAAATGACCCATGCTTCTCCCAAGCCATGTATTGTTGAATTCAACAAACTATTAGGTTCTATTGTGGGAATGAAACATTATGCCATTGTTGTTTCTCTTTGTAAACAAATGGAATTGTTGGGGATAAGACATGATGTTTATACTCTTAATATTTTGATGAATTGTTTCTGTCTTTCGAATTGTGTCAGTTTCGGGTTTTCGGTTTTAGGGAAAATGTTGAAGCTTGGTTATAGATTGAATTTAGTTACTTACTCTACTTTGATTAAAGGGTTTTGTACTCAAGGTAAAGTTGGTCAAGCTGGTAAGTTGTTTGATGAGATGGTTTTAATGGGGTTTCGACCGGATTTGTATTTATATACGATAATGGTTAATGGATATTGTAAAATGGGTAATAGCGATGGCGCTGTTAGAATGTTGAGGGAGATGAAAGAAAGGGGTTTCAGGCTTGATTTAGTGGCGTATACATCTGTTATAGATTGCCTTTTTAAGAATAAGTATGTATCAGAGGCTTTGGACATTGTGGATGAAATGAAGGGCAAAGGTATTCAACTGGATGTTGTTACTTACAGTTCATTAATTCGAGCGATGTGTAGTTTGGGAAATTGGAGTGAGGTGAAGAGATTACTCTATGAAATGGAGAGTAACGATTTGAAACTGAATGTTGTGACTTTTAATATATTGGTTGGTGGATTTTGTAAAGAAGGGAAAATTTCTGAGGCTTTAGGTGTGGTTGCAATGATGACTCGTAAAGGGGTTTGGCCTAATGTTATTACGTATAGTGAATTGATAAACAGGTATTGTTTGCAGGGTGAATTGGATGAGGCTAGAAAGGTTTTTGATTCGATGGTTAACCTTGGATGTGAACGTAATGTATTTAGTTACAATATCATGATCAATGGATATTGTAAAACTAACAAGATAGATGAAGCGCTAAAGCTCTTTCATGAAATGACTCAGAAAGGACCGGCTCCCAACGTTGCTACGTACACTACTCTTATGCGTTGCATGTTCCAAGTAGGGAGGCTTTCAGATGCAGAAGAACTCTTCGAGAATATGCGTGCTTGTGGTCAAGTTCCAAATCATATTACTTACTCAGTTTTGCTAGATGGTTTATGCAAACATGGTCAAATTGATGTGGCATTAGAACTATTTCATGCAGTGCAAAACAATGAGTTAGAACCCTATATTTTCCACTATAATATCCTACTTGATGGCTTGATCGAAGCCAAGCATTTCGAAGCTGCAACAAGACTCTTTTCACACGTCTTTGTTATTGGTTTAAAGCCTAGTCTGCCGACATATAACATAATGATCAAGGGACTTTGCAATGAAGGACTACCTGAAAAAGCATATGATCTTTTCAGGAAGATGGAAGAAGATGATTGTTTTCCAAATAACATCTCTTACAATATTACAATTCGGGGTTTCCTTCAAAGAAATGACTTGTCTAAAGCTatgaaaattcttcatgaaaTGGTAGATAAAGGATTTTCTGCTGATTCATTCACAGTAGTCAAGTTAGTGACTCTATTGGCAGTGACTGAAGAAGATCAACCAACTTATGAGATAAGGCAGGCATTGTGA
- the LOC107942534 gene encoding protein transport protein SEC16B homolog, with protein sequence MASNPPFQVEDHTDEDFFDKLVDDDDDDSMGPTVPKFTEGIDSDDTKGFSNLSMGEDSGDEEVDSHAVKEKDPVDTGPAQANVPVVNEPNDSLGFDNSVVETSDHLLEGELSEAGFNQDLGENVGSKNSGVKEVGWNSLFADSNENGVHGFGHYSDFFSDLGENPIGVFPSEAGEIAKTSFVDHNSASTYQQYHDGSHDQVYEASAANNGNEQDLYSIDYWEKMYPGWKYDANSGQWYHVDGSGGDGSWNTDVKAEASYLQQTVQSFAGTMTTLEHGATENVADWNQVSQVNNGYPEHMIFDPQYPGYYYDLIAQQWFALDSYNASVQSTVQDDGQQNQNGFASTVQNSQTDSSSMYGEHGQGDNYGSLGLGSPGGHHNWSDSYGTYKSQGFNIWQPGTAANSGALSSFDANKQSDTSFGLNMPVNNNASNFQSSYNSLQEAQSVNSANQVHTEANGVTGLQSFLPSENFNNQFIQTNLNQNEQVNFSNDFYGSQKSVNVAPQPLQSSQPFPYASNTGRSSAGRPPHALVSFGFGGKLIIMKDSSPLQNSSFGTQDSVGAYISVLNMLEVVNSNTSVSTAAPAACDYFNTLCQQSFPGPLVGGNVSNKDLSKWIDDRIASCESPNMDYGKGENMRMLLSLLKIACQHYGKLRSPFGSDTLLKETDTPESAVAKLFASAKRKDASYGALCHCLQLLPSEGQVRATAIEVQNLLVSGRKKEALQLAQEGQLWGPALVLASQLGEQFYIDTIKQMALHQLVAGSPLRTLCLLIAGQPADVFSTGSTIDGMDLSQQHAEVRTNLMLDDWEENLAVITANRTKDDELVIIHLGDCLWKERSEITAAHVCYLVAEANFESYSGSARLCLIGADHWKFPRTYASPEAIQRTELYEYSKVLGNSQFVLLPFQPYKLIYAHMLAEVGKVSDSLKYCQAVLKSLKTSRVPEVETWKHLVLSLEERIRIHQQGGYATNLAPVKLVGKLLNFFDSTAHRVVGGLPPPPTSASNGNSQGNDHFNQQTGPRVSASQSTMAMSSLMPSSSMEPINDWEGRGADGKMTMHNRSVSEPDIGRTTRQVDSSKETGPSNEQGKQSVSPGASRFSRFSFGSQLFQKTFGLVLRPRPDKQAKLGEKNKFYYDEKLKRWVEEGAEPLAKEPALPPPPTTASFQNGTSDYNLNSAFKSESSPPNGSPKFRNPTPIEHASGIPPIPTSSNQFSARGRMGVRARYVDTFNKGGGGQANLFQSPAVSSVKPAAAANAKFFIPMPISTTMSEQSMEAITENAQEENATNNNPSTPTSTSSVNDFCQSPRPLPAVTRPRFPSMDNIPQEVFTTNANAYPSPHSRRTVSWSGGNFDDPLSPPSKPEIRPSGEAPGKPPPLFMPGPANGSFGDEQLHEVEL encoded by the exons ATGGCTTCGAATCCTCCATTCCAGGTGGAGGATCACACGGATGAAGATTTTTTTGATAAGTTagtagatgatgatgatgatgacagtATGGGTCCCACTGTTCCTAAATTCACGGAGGGTATTGATTCCGATGATACTAAAGGCTTTTCCAATTTATCAATGGGAGAAGATTCCGGCGATGAAGAGGTTGATAGTCATGCTGTAAAGGAAAAAGATCCTGTGGATACAGGTCCAGCACAGGCCAATGTACCCGTAGTTAATGAGCCAAATGATTCATTGGGGTTTGATAATAGTGTGGTCGAAACGTCTGATCATCTCCTAGAAGGAGAACTGTCGGAGGCTGGATTCAATCAGGATTTAGGTGAGAATGTTGGATCTAAGAATTCTGGGGTTAAGGAAGTAGGATGGAATTCACTTTTTGCTGATTCTAACGAGAATGGGGTGCATGGGTTCGGTCATTATTCTGATTTTTTCAGTGATTTAGGGGAGAATCCCATAGGGGTTTTCCCTTCTGAAGCAGGTGAAATTGCAAAAACGAGTTTTGTAGATCATAATTCAGCTAGTACTTACCAGCAGTATCATGATGGCAGCCATGATCAAGTTTATGAAGCTTCTGCTGCAAATAATGGAAATGAGCAAGATTTGTATAGCATTGACTATTGGGAGAAAATGTATCCAGGGTGGAAGTATGATGCAAATTCAGGGCAGTGGTATCACGTGGACGGTTCAGGTGGTGATGGCAGTTGGAACACAGATGTGAAAGCGGAGGCTTCTTATTTGCAACAGACGGTTCAGTCTTTTGCGGGGACTATGACAACCTTAGAGCATGGTGCCACGGAGAATGTGGCAGATTGGAATCAGGTTTCACAAGTGAATAATGGTTATCCAGAACATATGATTTTTGACCCTCAATACCCTGGTTATTACTACGACTTAATTGCTCAACAATGGTTTGCACTTGACAGCTATAATGCCTCTGTTCAGTCAACTGTTCAAGATGATGGTCAGCAAAATCAAAATGGATTTGCTTCTACTGTTCAGAATTCTCAAACTGATAGTTCTAGTATGTATGGTGAACATGGACAAGGTGATAATTATGGGTCACTAGGCCTTGGAAGCCCTGGTGGACATCATAATTGGAGTGACTCCTATGGTACTTATAAAAGTCAAGGTTTCAATATATGGCAGCCTGGGACTGCTGCCAATAGTGGGGCACTTTCAAGCTTTGATGCAAACAAGCAATCAGATACATCTTTTGGTTTGAATATGCCTGTGAACAACAATGCAAGTAACTTCCAGTCATCCTATAATTCTCTGCAGGAAGCTCAGTCTGTCAATAGTGCTAATCAGGTTCATACTGAGGCCAATGGGGTTACTGGGTTGCAAAGCTTTCTTCCTAGTGAAAACTTCAACAACCAGTTTATCCAgacaaatttaaaccaaaatgagCAAGTGAATTTCTCAAATGATTTCTATGGAAGCCAAAAATCTGTTAATGTTGCCCCGCAGCCGCTTCAGAGTAGCCAGCCGTTTCCTTATGCTTCCAACACAGGGAGATCGTCTGCTGGCCGTCCTCCACATGCACTTGTTAGTTTTGGGTTTGGTGGAAAACTCATTATAATGAAGGATAGTAGTCCTCTGCAAAACTCATCATTTGGTACCCAG GATTCTGTGGGAGCCTATATTTCTGTTCTCAATATGTTGGAAGTTGTCAATTCAAACACAAGTGTTTCTACTGCTGCACCAGCAGCCTGTGATTATTTTAATACTCTGTGCCAACAATCCTTCCCTGGTCCATTGGTTGGTGGAAATGTAAGCAATAAAGACTTGAGCAAATGGATTGATGACCGAATTGCCAGCTGTGAATCCCCTAACATGGACTACGGAAAAGGTGAAAATATGAGAATGCTTCTCTCATTGCTCAAAATAGCTTGTCAGCATTATGGAAAACTTCGGTCTCCTTTTGGCTCTGACACTCTATTGAAG GAGACTGATACTCCAGAATCAGCAGTTGCTAAACTCTTTGCATCTGCAAAGAGGAAGGACGCATCTTATGGTGCTCTTTGCCACTGCTTGCAGCTATTGCCTTCTGAAGGACAAGTTCGG GCAACCGCAATTGAGGTGCAGAATCTTCTGGTTTCTGGTAGAAAGAAAGAGGCTCTACAGCTTGCACAAGAGGGTCAGTTGTGGGGACCTGCGCTTGTTCTCGCGTCACAACTTGGTGAACAG TTCTACATTGATACTATTAAGCAAATGGCACTTCATCAGCTGGTAGCAGGGTCTCCTTTACGGACATTATGCCTGCTAATTGCAGGGCAACCGGCAGATGTTTTTTCCACAGGCTCCACAATTGATGGCATGGATTTGTCTCAACAGCATGCAGAG GTAAGGACTAATTTAATGCTTGATGATTGGGAAGAGAATTTGGCCGTAATAACTGCAAATAGAACCAAAGATGATGAGCTTGTAATTATCCATCTTGGAGATTGCCTGTGGAAGGAAAGGAGTGAG ATAACGGCAGCACACGTCTGTTATTTAGTTGCGGAAGCAAACTTTGAGTCATATTCAGGTAGTGCTAGACTTTGTCTTATTGGAGCAGACCACTGGAAGTTTCCCCGAACCTATGCTAGTCCAGAGGCTATCCAG AGGACTGAGTTATATGAATATTCAAAGGTGCTGGGGAACTCTCAGTTTGTCTTGCTACCATTTCAGCCATACAAACTTATTTATGCGCACATGCTGGCTGAAGTTGGAAAAGTTTCAGATTCATTAAA GTACTGTCAAGCCGTATTAAAATCTCTGAAAACTAGTCGAGTGCCTGAGGTAGAAACTTGGAAACATTTAGTTTTATCTCTTGAAGAGAGGATAAGAATCCATCAACAG GGGGGATATGCTACGAACTTGGCTCCAGTAAAATTAGTTGGTAAGTTGCTAAACTTTTTTGATAGCACTGCGCATCGAGTTGTGGGGGGTCTACCACCACCTCCTACATCAGCATCAAATGGAAATTCTCAAGGTAATGACCATTTCAACCAACAAACCGGGCCAAGAGTCTCAGCTagccaatcaacaatggctatgTCATCTTTGATGCCCTCGTCTTCAATGGAACCTATAAATGATTGGGAGGGTAGGGGGGCTGATGGTAAAATGACAATGCATAATAGAAGTGTTTCAGAACCAGACATTGGCAGAACAACAAGACAG GTTGATTCATCAAAGGAAACAGGACCATCCAATGAACAAGGCAAACAATCAGTCTCACCAGGGGCATCTCGCTTTTCTCGTTTTAGTTTTGGCTCACAGCTTTTCCAGAAAACTTTTGGGTTAGTCTTAAGACCTCGCCCTGATAAACAG GCTAAGctgggtgaaaagaacaaattcTACTATGATGAAAAACTTAAGAGATGGGTGGAGGAAGGCGCTGAACCTCTGGCCAAAGAGCCAGCCTTGCCACCACCTCCAACCACTGCTTCATTCCAGAATGGAACATCTGATTACAACTTGAACTCTGCATTCAAGAGTGAAAGTTCTCCCCCTAATGGAAGCCCAAAATTCCGAAATCCAACCCCAATAGAACATGCTTCTGGGATCCCTCCCATTCCTACAAGCTCCAATCAATTCTCAGCTCGTGGACGGATGGGTGTTCGAGCAAG GTACGTGGACACTTTCAACAAAGGAGGTGGTGGCCAAGCGAATTTATTTCAGTCACCTGCTGTTTCCTCCGTTAAACCTGCTGCTGCCGCAAATGCAAAGTTCTTTATTCCCATGCCCATATCAACAACAATGAGCGAACAATCAATGGAGGCAATTACTGAAAATGCACAAGAAGAGAATGCTACTAACAATAATCCCAGCACTCCCACTTCCACTTCTAGTGTCAATGACTTTTGTCAATCTCCCAGACCTCTGCCGGCGGTGACTAGGCCAAGGTTCCCAAGCATGGATAACATCCCTCAAGAAGTCTTTACGACAAATGCCAATGCCTATCCCTCACCACACTCACGACGAACAGTCTCGTGGAGTGGAGGCAACTTTGATGATCCATTAAGTCCTCCTAGTAAACCCGAAATAAGACCTTCAGGAGAAGCACCTGGAAAACCTCCACCATTGTTCATGCCTGGTCCAGCTAATGGTAGTTTTGGAGATGAACAACTACATGAGGTGGAACTTTGA